CGGTCCACTCCGCCGCGTTCCCCGACATGTCCGACGGCAGGAATTCGGAGTGGTGGCAGGCCGGGAAGGCACCGGAGTGCGCGAGCTTCCCTGAGGCACCCGTGCCGGCGTTGCAGGCCGTGGGGTTCTCCTCGCCGCGCGAGAAGCGCGCGCTGCCCGGGCCCTTGCAGGCCTTCTCCCACTCATCCTCCGAGCACAGCCGCTTCTCGGCGCCCTCGCAGAGGGACTTCGCGTCGAGCAGGCTCACGGAGACCCTCGGCAGGCGGCCCGGCGTGTTGGGGAACTCGAATTCGTCCACGCAGAACGAGCCCACCATGACGCTTTCGAGGGGCAGCTCGTCACTGGAGCCGGACGACACGCGGTCTTCCTTGGTGGAGCCCCGCTTGAAGGCGCCGCCGCTCACCAGCTTCATGCCGTCGGGACACCGCTCCGTCGCCATGAAGCCCCCCGAAACACCCTCGGAGGCGCTGGGCATGGACGGCACGGGCGCGTTCTTCGCCTGCTGGGCCTGGCGGATGCGCAGCCAGAGATAGCCACCCCCGGCGCCCAGACCGATGCCCACCACCGCGAGGATCAACATCCACATCATCGAGCTGGGCCCCGAACGGGCCGGCTTCGCCTGCGTGGCGCGCGTGGAAGGCATCGTGTGCAGGCCGGAGACCGAAGGAGGCAGTCTGCGCGACGAGCCACGAACCCCGGACGTCTCGGGCGAGGGTTCAGCCCTGCGGGCTCCCGTGCGTCCGCCAGATGAGGCCTCGGCCTGCGCGCTGGAGGCGCGGGCCGCCCCCTGCGCCGCGGAGGCACGCGAACCGCGAGGAGGAGCGGCGTCCGCACCGCGAGCCTTCGCCGCGCCGCGTGCGTTGCGACCGCCCCGGCTCGACGAACGGGAATCGGAGGACTCGTCGTCGTCGACGCTCCGTCCGCCCTGGCGTCCGTCGCCTCCAGATGCCTCCGCGCCGCGACCCGACCGCGCATCCTGGCCAGAGTCCGTTCCACGCCCACCGGAGGAAGCCTCACCGCGACCACCGGACCGCGCGTCCTGGCCGGAGTCCGCTCCACGGCCACCGGACGAAGCCTCACCACCGCGACCACTGGAGCCGCCTGAAGAGGCCTCACCACCGCGACCCGACCGCCCATCCTGACCGGAGTCCGTGCCGCGACCGCCCTGCCGCGCATCACCGGACGAGGCCTCACCGCCGCGCCGTGACTCCACGCTGGCATCGCTGCCGCGGCCCGCCTGGCGTCCATCGCCCGCGACGGCCCCTTCCGCGCTCCGGTTCCCCGGCCTGCTGTCCGCTCCAGACTCGGCGGAGCGGGACGCCGCGCGGGGATCCGCCGGGAACGACGGTTCCTCCGCCTTCGCGAAGATGCGCATCACCGGCTCGGCGGCCTTCGCGGACGAAGGCCGCGCTTCGGAAGCCGCCGCGCCGTCACCCGCGCGAGCCGCACGGGGCTCCTGCTGGGTCGCGGCCTCCGGGGACTGTCCCAGCAGCCGAGGATCCTGCGACGCGTCCGCGCCACGTCCGCCGCGTCCCGAGGGACGCTCCGCCACGGCGCGCATCTCCTGCTGCGTCGACGCATCCGACACCGAGCGCGCCTCGGGGCCGGTGATGTAGTCGAGCGCCTTCGCGTTCGACCCCAGGATGGCCGCCAGCGTCGCCGCATCCAGCGGCTGGGTCGCATCCGGCGGGGGCGCGTCCTCCACCGGGAGGGGCGCGGCCGGCGTGGGCGCCGTCGCGATGGGGAGCATGCCGGTGGGCACCGGCGGCAGCGGCTTGTTCGCCGCCCGCGCGGCCACCGCGGCCGGGGGAAGCGCGCCCGTGGGCGGCACCGCGCGCTGCCGGGACGCGGCGGCCGGGTGACGCTGGACCAGCGCCACGAACTCCGCGTGCAGGTCCCCGCCCGACTTGGGCCGCGCCAGCGGGTTCTGGTTGAGCGCGCGCCGGTAGAGCGACTCGAACGCGGGCGGGAGGTCCGGGTGCCGCACCGTCACCTCGGGCACGCCGCCGTCCTCCGGCAGCAGCCCCGTGACCATCTCCCCCATCAACACGCCCAGCGAGTACACGTCCATGCGCGCGTCCAGCTCCGCGCCATTCACGTACTCGGGCGCGATGTACGCCGCCGCGCGGTGCCCCCGCTGCGCCTGCACGAAGGGCAGGTGCGGCACCGCGAGCCCCAGCCCGTAGTCCGTCACCTTCAGCAGGTCCGGCAGGACGAAGACGTTCTCCGGCTTCAGGTTCGAGTGCGGCCCGAAGCGGTGCGCCCCGTCCAGCGCCGCCGCCATCTGCGCGAGCAGCGGCTCCACTTCCTTCAGCGAGAACAGCTGCCCCTTCGACGCGCGCTGCTCCATCATCCGGCGCAGCGTGATGCCCTCCAGCATCTGCATCGCGAACCAGGGCCGGTCCCCGTCGACGCCCTCCTCGTACACGCGCACCAGGTTGGGGTGGTTGAGCTTCTTGCCCACCCGCATGGACAGCGCGAACTGCGTGCGCTCCTCCGGCTGCTGCACCAGCCGGGGCTGGATGACCTTCAGCGCCACCTCCACGTCGATGGACTGGTCCTGCGCGCGGAAGACGAACCCCAGCGGCCCGGACCCCACCACCTCCTGGATGGCGTAGCGGTTGGCGACGACGTCGCCCGGCTTGTAGGGCGCGCCCTCCGTGCCCCGCTTGCGCGCCGCCCCCGCCGCCTGACGCGCGGCCGCGTCGAACTTCTGGCCACACGTGGCACAGGTTTCACTCGTGTCGGGGACATGGCTGCCGCAGCGATAGCAGAGCAAAGCAGTGAAACTCCGGAACGAGGTCGCGGGGGGAGCGACCTCCCGGCGGACGGCCGGGGGCCCCATTCTGCCCGCTCCGGCGCCATTGAGGAATGACGTTGCGCGCCGGGTGTCAGCGGCCGGTGGACCCGAAACCTCCGTCACCCCGGGAAGTCCCCTCCAACAGGTCCACCTCGTGGAGCGCCGCCAGGGTGACGGGGGCCACCACCAGCTGGGCCACCCGGTCCCCCCGACGCA
The Corallococcus soli DNA segment above includes these coding regions:
- a CDS encoding protein kinase domain-containing protein, coding for MLCYRCGSHVPDTSETCATCGQKFDAAARQAAGAARKRGTEGAPYKPGDVVANRYAIQEVVGSGPLGFVFRAQDQSIDVEVALKVIQPRLVQQPEERTQFALSMRVGKKLNHPNLVRVYEEGVDGDRPWFAMQMLEGITLRRMMEQRASKGQLFSLKEVEPLLAQMAAALDGAHRFGPHSNLKPENVFVLPDLLKVTDYGLGLAVPHLPFVQAQRGHRAAAYIAPEYVNGAELDARMDVYSLGVLMGEMVTGLLPEDGGVPEVTVRHPDLPPAFESLYRRALNQNPLARPKSGGDLHAEFVALVQRHPAAASRQRAVPPTGALPPAAVAARAANKPLPPVPTGMLPIATAPTPAAPLPVEDAPPPDATQPLDAATLAAILGSNAKALDYITGPEARSVSDASTQQEMRAVAERPSGRGGRGADASQDPRLLGQSPEAATQQEPRAARAGDGAAASEARPSSAKAAEPVMRIFAKAEEPSFPADPRAASRSAESGADSRPGNRSAEGAVAGDGRQAGRGSDASVESRRGGEASSGDARQGGRGTDSGQDGRSGRGGEASSGGSSGRGGEASSGGRGADSGQDARSGGRGEASSGGRGTDSGQDARSGRGAEASGGDGRQGGRSVDDDESSDSRSSSRGGRNARGAAKARGADAAPPRGSRASAAQGAARASSAQAEASSGGRTGARRAEPSPETSGVRGSSRRLPPSVSGLHTMPSTRATQAKPARSGPSSMMWMLILAVVGIGLGAGGGYLWLRIRQAQQAKNAPVPSMPSASEGVSGGFMATERCPDGMKLVSGGAFKRGSTKEDRVSSGSSDELPLESVMVGSFCVDEFEFPNTPGRLPRVSVSLLDAKSLCEGAEKRLCSEDEWEKACKGPGSARFSRGEENPTACNAGTGASGKLAHSGAFPACHHSEFLPSDMSGNAAEWTDTQFKKGGTDMTIKGGSFSGSSDSSRCAARKQGAPELKAPDLGFRCCSNVLP